aatttatgttgttgttgttgattggtaAGTTAGTGTAAACATGTTGTAATAATGGTTGGTTACCGACCGAGGGGGACCCATTGATCActatcactcagatatcatattaaaaaccgCAAACATTTATcttcaccctatggcaaaatgtatagaattgcagcaaacttgctcAAAAACTTCAATATTTTCtctatgccccatggcaaaaatctgtagaattgcaggaaattaaatctaaaacatgcattttttctCTCCGCTGCCAAGAGGGGAGGCCTAAAATGTTGTGTTCGCAAGGTGGGGAAACCAAATTTTGCTTAGGGCCCCCTAAAGGATAGGGCCGGCTCTGACTACATATGTGGGTATGCAGACCAGTGAGCCACTGCGGCCCTCAGATTTCTTTGTGGcctccacccccatcaaagttgcccatcccagaTTTATACCATTGGTAGCCTATAATTACTGTTGAACGAAATTTGCGGAGATGGTAGGTTGGAAATAGCTAAAGAATACACCATTTATACATTCTTTTAACAGATTTCTGAGAACAAACAACTTAAAATACACAAGGCCATTAAGTGAGGTAGTGCCTCAATATAAAACAATACTGCAATAATGCACAAAAATATTCTCATATACGGGTTAGCTGACAATGTCATTAAAACGATACACacgcttcaatggggcagaaggccatgtgttgtggtgattctggatggccagatatctAGCAACAATGAGAcaaagctgccatgtggggaatcgtaggtggctcgtttcagccagttttttttttaggtgctttatgctaatatggcaaacatttgctagctagctaaccaacaactgtaaaaatgtatttgagagacaagtgctcattgtgcaaatttatttatattttcaaaAAGCATTGGAgacgaaatatagtttacatgttgtcaacaatctaagccaacccgtCTGTTTTACCCCATAGTTGTACACGTATCTGTTtggttgctaaacaaccaacccgtctatagcACACAACTTTTAAAAGCATAAAGTACTTTTTTTCTTGATTCATTTAATTTGAGCTCTCTGGCTAGCCCAAAATGAGAATTCTTTATGACATTTTGCCAAAATGTACTGCAGTATATCAGTGTTCTATGTACAGAAATGTATTGGTTACAACCACACATACTACATAATATCCCCACCCACAAAAAtgaaaggaaagaggagaaaaCAAGAAATGGTTTGACCTCTCTACTTTTCCAAACCACATATTTGTCAGTCCTTCCTCATGGTGACAAAACAGAATCCTTACAAAAAGTGAAATGACGCTTCCTTGAAAAACATTACAAAAACATTACCAAAACTTGCTTCTATGTAGAACTACAAAATATTCTTATTGAAAATGTACAACCACCAGATACATACAGTATCATCTGACACAGGGCTGTAAAATAAAGCATTTACCAAAACTCTTAACTACAGTAGTTTCAGTTTAACAAAAGTCCTAGTATCATCATAAAACTTTTGATCTGGATTCAGAAAATTATATAAGAACCCATGGctatatagtactgtattctATCCCCCACATTACTAGCGAAAATATCTGTGTCACTCACCACCACCCATAATAGCCTTGACGTTGGAGTAAAGCACTGTATCCTCATCTGTCTCTGCTGCCGGCTTACCGTTCTCTTTCTCCTCATCCTTCCCCATCATCACaccactcccctctcctccatcttcatccccttctttcttcttctctcgttTGATTTTGGCGTACTCTGACTCTGTTGTGGTGGTCTTCTTCTCTGCCTCCTCAGGAGTCTTCTTCTTCAGCAGGGAGTAGTTGATACTGGCGTAGTCCACTTCATTTGGATCTTCCCTTGTGTCAAATTTTCCTGCAGCTCCACTGGTCTGGGGCCCTCCGTTTTCTGCTCCCCCTCTCAGCTCCAACTGCAGAGGGGTCTGTTCACCCCGCACAGCCCGTCCTGCATCCGTCTATGGAGTAGATTACAGAAAGCACTGTGTTAGGAGTCTTTTGTTAGCTtggtggtcccagatctgtttatgctgtATTATCAACCACAGAAAGCACTTCGATACTACTATTGGCATGTCAATGCTAACTAAATGTTGGTAAAACTGAATAAAGAAGGAAACTGGTACGCACCTGTTGGTCTTCACATGCCACCATCTCCAGGTTCATTAAAGGGTTTTTGGAGTCCTTTGGGATCGTCTTTTTTTGTCTATGGAAAATATTACAAATGACATTTCTCAATAAATATATTTTGGAGGGGTTAGCAAGCACGTCCATTACAATAAGGTGCAAGGCATTGGTGCTTTTGACAATATATCTGATTCTCATGATAGTAAATATGAATTTCTAAAGACAATCTGCAATTGATTTTAAAAACAACACTCATATGACACTAAATGTACTTCAGTAATAGAATTCATGTACCTTTTACATTTCCCTGTCAAACACAGGAAGATACAACAGATGGTGGCTGAGAGGGCTGCACCAATCACAAATGCAGTAATCAGTTTTAGGTCCGACAGCATAGCTATAATGTCTTCCCATTCCTTATCTAAAAAGAGAACAACAACTCTGTATGTAAAATTACATTACTTCATATCCTCTGGAAGAagaaattgcaattttcctaCTCTCAGCCTAAATGTACAGAACATTCTCAATATTGCAAAAATTGGGTGGGATTGGGAAGCTGTGGCTCTCTAACCAAGTACCTTGACTTATATATTTACCTTCTTGCTTTTCTTGGCTCTTATTTTGGGTTACCTGCAACTTCTCTCTCACTACACCCACCACAtttctgctgacacactccacagTGATGttgttgtagtttccaacaagcAGGCTGAGGGTGCTGTTCACTGAGGAACCCAACACTGACGTAGTGTTCTCTGTGTTGAGCTCCAGCAGTGGCCACTCTATGAGGGGTAAGGGAAccccctgactgacacacacacaggtcatgaCCTCTGCCTGGTCCACACACCCAGAGCCAGGAAGAATCACAGGAAGGTCtggaaaaagacagtgaaaagagAGATATTGGTGATAGATTGACGCTATAAACATGGCAACATAATTCCAGATCATAAAATATTAAATGAGTTTGTATATTTCAATCCAGTTTGTACTTACACATCACAGTGACAATGGTGGAAgctgtcattgtcctgttgtggtGATGAACTGTACACACATACTCCCCAGCATGTTCTCTTGTCACATTGGAGATGGTGAGAGTGGCATTTTCAGTGTAATTCTGAAGTGGGGCACTTGTCCCGTTCTTACTCCAAGTGATGTCAGATGGAGGGTAACTGTCAACACTGCAGGTCAGATCCAGGGTACCATCCTCCTTCACCATTTTATTTCCAGTTATTTGGGGGTCTTTCACATCTTTGAGTGCAAAGAGTTTCTAattttacacatttatttttacACATACACTAAATTCAAACTATATTGGTTGAAGGACTAATAACAATGAATCATGATTAAAAAGGGAAAAAGTCAAAGCCATGACATAACTGGGTGTAGACTACATATTGTATAATTTGTTTATTATGAAGGTTAATCCTAGGTTTCAAAGATTCTCTGGAATAAGATGTTTAATGTAAAATGTAGGATCGATGGTACTCACATGACACATTCAAAGTTACTGTCTCTTCAATTGCATATGTTTTCTGGAAGGTTACTTGACACGTaaccatcatgttgtggtggtcagcTAAGGGGGTAAAGGTCAAAGTTGAGAAGTGGGTTGTTGTCACATTGGTCAGGTCCTCTCTCATCTGTATGGTGGTGTTGTCTCGAAGCTCAGTGATgttgtctcctgtccctctccatgtccATGTTATTTTAGGAGGAGTTCCAGAGCAGATCCCTGGGGCAGTGCAGGTCAGAGTAGCTGGTTCTCCCTCTGTCAGAGGAGGAGTCAACACTGAGGGCTTCTGGGTCAGAGCTGGAGGCAGGAAATACAAACACAGAAGTGAGTTTTACATCTGTGTACAAAACAGCAGTGACACATAATCAGCTGTATGAGAGCAGCAAGCATGTGCTGACCTTGAATGGGAGTTTTCCCAGTAACGACATCTTGTCCTGTTATGAGAggagcagggttggggagtaacggattacatgtaatccgttacatgtaagggattacaaaaaaacggtaactgtaattcattaagttaccagcaaaaatattgtaatcagattacagatacttttgaaaacgAGATGAttcaattcagaaaggatgtttgcaaaaaatgttttcacacttctctgttttctcaatgacattcaaatcagcattgagaAATGGCGCGAGTCTGactacaagtcagagaccactatgatgacactccaaatgtgtttgatgaatCGCGGGttaagagcaggaataggctttttgtAGGtgacagtccaagctatgtcttccaatggtgcgactgctatcggcatccaaagattatccaacttgaataaactaTTGGAGgcaaggatgacagcagtggtgtagtctacggtgatacggatatcacttattatggatatctacatagcgcattgatgtgaatcacactacTCCTCTCTCATTCAGCTATTTGCGCcgtacggattgtggttgttgtggatggcttctcacaaatctaaatgtgcatTGGAAACatataatggttgaattcaagaagtttaagctgtttttgaaaccagtggacagccagtgaaaaatgcactCTTGCAAAAGCTGAATAGTGAGGAtccaagcctatggaataaaagtggggctttgtTGCTCAATCTAAGTCATGCTGATTAAAAAgaaaaatccataggcctaatggacacgtgctcaaacttgcacacttttgatagacttaaaaggGAAATCTGTAGTTTCTAcatccatttaaaaaaaagatatatatccattgattcttggaaCAGTattacttataaatgcctcatgagcttagttcaactgtcacactccatgagaacccaaaatataagcttgttttactccaatgttcgtaaacattgtaaatgtaaacaattaCTGTATAGCctcacaacatggttaaaacaataattgttctatcatggatagtcagtccttgcatccacagctctgtctattcatctgagagtggttacatttctcctggcccatccctcagctttttaccaaaatagAGACGGGGCAAcgattttgttattgtttcatctgtggatttgccctttaaacagctgcatattatcatgatatcaaagtgtcaccaacaaaaaggtaaataataggcctatagcaaatgcagcatatggcattcatttttcacatgcaaatagcacttttcagtagtgctcaaagcatgccattcaaTGAGTACAGCATTTATTTTACAACTCTAATCAATGAGCctaatcagtcctccatgacatcaaaatcataaacaacagagtagggctggctaataagtacttagttttggggtcatgctcaggtaaaacaatttggctaatctatacttccatatttccaagtccttttaatcatattattatacATGTATGAGGTGGAAAGTGTTGGGTTAGAAGAAGcatacataaccaacccatgaaGTAAAAttgaacatccatatatggccagcaaTGTAAACTGTAACATTGATTTAAtttgcaatagatgtcgttcaattggtaacatagaTTTTTGTGTACTTCTAATGCCTCTTTATGTAATCAGATGACGTTACTgaatttgggtaatccaaaacttacgttactgattacatttTTCGACAGGTAACTAATAACTGtattggattacatttagaaagtagccTTCCCAACCCTGGAGAGGACTTTATAATAAGGGAGCCTTGAGGGGGAACTTGGCAAGTGTGAACTGTATACAATGAACTACAGTAATAGTCTGTCACTGTAACTGGTAATAATAGCAATGAAGTACCTTTCactgtgattttcactttcttgGGGTATGTATTTGCATTTAGAAGTCTGAATTGATACTCTCCAGTGTCATTCTCTCTGATGTCGTTGATGATCACACTACAGTTCTTCTTTGTCAAATCAGTCTCTAGTAGGGACACTCTCTGTTTATAACCCTCCTGAGCTTTAGAGGGAGTTTCAGAATGGATAATTATGTCTTCATCCGGATCACAATtgccattttttttacattttaaccaCATTGCTGCAGTAGGGTTGAAGTTCTTTGCATGATTGAAGGTACATGAAATTACAGCACATAGTCCCTTTTCTCCTGTTATCTTTGCAGGACTGAAGGCGATGGTCCAGGGTGATGCTGTTCGTGGTGATGGTTGTTGCTGTCCTGATGGAGGGACATTAATAAAGTCATGAGTAATACAGAAAGCACTTCAATACTACTTCACTTGTTTGTAACATTTTTCATGATATAGTATCTATTGAGATATTtgccataccactactactaccacatctaCTACTGATTATTATAATAACGCTAGTAGTGATAAAAGGGACCTTACTTTTGCATGTGGCTCTCTCTgtcagagagagaagtagagttgCCCAGATGAGGACCCACATCCTGCCTCTACTGCACTTATGAGTCAATCACAGCACCGgggtctctctcctctttctcctctttctctaatGGTCACTATCTCGGTCTGTGTCTGCTGGTCTGGAGCACAAGACGAGTGTGAAATAGAATATGAAATGGTGTTGTGATAATAACAACATATAGCAATACACATATTAATATTTCATTACACCTTTATGAGTGCTACAGTGGCATTCATAACAACCTTCTTATCACTTTTATTCAACTAAGATGCATTTTGCTGTAATGCCTAGAGAGGATGTCAAATAAACATTTACAATCACAGTTCATATGATGCCttcttcataatgcattacaaaCACATTTATAACTCCTTATGAGTGACTCCTTATAATACAATATAATGCCCAACATAGGCGCTAATAACTGCTCATAAATATATTTAACTGCATTCAGAAATCTTTATACCTAGGCTATATAAAGCCTTTTGAAGCAATATGTTGAAATGCCCTAAATGAATAATAGAATATTACCATTATATTACTTAGTCATAATCAAGTTTTAACAGTCATTCAATGTAACGAAATAAAACTATATAATGGTTTAATAGCTTGTCTTTTGATCCATGCAGAAAAAAAATACTGAAACagcacattacctctctctgtgtgctctctctTCCTGTTGACTGTGAGCCCTGTGTGAGTCTCTGATGGGTGTGAACTGTCACTTCATGTCCCCAGTCTGTTACTCCACCCTCTAACCTGGTGCTGCAGCCAGGAAGTTCCTCTGTACTATATCGTCCagcc
The sequence above is drawn from the Salmo salar chromosome ssa05, Ssal_v3.1, whole genome shotgun sequence genome and encodes:
- the LOC106605190 gene encoding sialic acid-binding Ig-like lectin 5 isoform X2 — translated: MWVLIWATLLLSLTERATCKRQQQPSPRTASPWTIAFSPAKITGEKGLCAVISCTFNHAKNFNPTAAMWLKCKKNGNCDPDEDIIIHSETPSKAQEGYKQRVSLLETDLTKKNCSVIINDIRENDTGEYQFRLLNANTYPKKVKITVKALTQKPSVLTPPLTEGEPATLTCTAPGICSGTPPKITWTWRGTGDNITELRDNTTIQMREDLTNVTTTHFSTLTFTPLADHHNMMVTCQVTFQKTYAIEETVTLNVSYVKDPQITGNKMVKEDGTLDLTCSVDSYPPSDITWSKNGTSAPLQNYTENATLTISNVTREHAGEYVCTVHHHNRTMTASTIVTVMYLPVILPGSGCVDQAEVMTCVCVSQGVPLPLIEWPLLELNTENTTSVLGSSVNSTLSLLVGNYNNITVECVSRNVVGVVREKLQVTQNKSQEKQEDKEWEDIIAMLSDLKLITAFVIGAALSATICCIFLCLTGKCKRQKKTIPKDSKNPLMNLEMVACEDQQTDAGRAVRGEQTPLQLELRGGAENGGPQTSGAAGKFDTREDPNEVDYASINYSLLKKKTPEEAEKKTTTTESEYAKIKREKKKEGDEDGGEGSGVMMGKDEEKENGKPAAETDEDTVLYSNVKAIMGGGE
- the LOC106605190 gene encoding sialic acid-binding Ig-like lectin 5 isoform X1, which codes for MWVLIWATLLLSLTERATCKRQQQPSPRTASPWTIAFSPAKITGEKGLCAVISCTFNHAKNFNPTAAMWLKCKKNGNCDPDEDIIIHSETPSKAQEGYKQRVSLLETDLTKKNCSVIINDIRENDTGEYQFRLLNANTYPKKVKITVKGQDVVTGKTPIQALTQKPSVLTPPLTEGEPATLTCTAPGICSGTPPKITWTWRGTGDNITELRDNTTIQMREDLTNVTTTHFSTLTFTPLADHHNMMVTCQVTFQKTYAIEETVTLNVSYVKDPQITGNKMVKEDGTLDLTCSVDSYPPSDITWSKNGTSAPLQNYTENATLTISNVTREHAGEYVCTVHHHNRTMTASTIVTVMYLPVILPGSGCVDQAEVMTCVCVSQGVPLPLIEWPLLELNTENTTSVLGSSVNSTLSLLVGNYNNITVECVSRNVVGVVREKLQVTQNKSQEKQEDKEWEDIIAMLSDLKLITAFVIGAALSATICCIFLCLTGKCKRQKKTIPKDSKNPLMNLEMVACEDQQTDAGRAVRGEQTPLQLELRGGAENGGPQTSGAAGKFDTREDPNEVDYASINYSLLKKKTPEEAEKKTTTTESEYAKIKREKKKEGDEDGGEGSGVMMGKDEEKENGKPAAETDEDTVLYSNVKAIMGGGE